The nucleotide sequence TTGGCATCTCCTTGTCAAATACATAAAAAAAATGCGATAACTGTTGATACCCAGATGAATCTATTGCCTTGTGATATGTATTTTGATAGAAAAATTGGGAGGATAGGAGAAGATTTTAATAGTATTGAAGAATTTAATGAATGGAGAAAGCATGGAACATATAAGGAGACAATAGATGAAATAAGTCATAGACCTTCTGATACTTGCCTTGGCTGCACGCATTTAGATGATTGTTTTGGTGGATGTCCAGTCTTATGGAATAATTATTCTTTCGACGATCTATGCTCTTATAAGAGGAGCCAAGAATAATTATATTCAATTGAAAAAGGCCTAATCAAACCCAAGCTTCCACTGAGATCTATATATAAAGTAGTATAATCGCACATATTTCTTATAGCCCAGAACATCTATCTTGCATTCATAGATATTTGTGCCGCGTGAGACGTAGAGACAGTCTTTGGTCGTGTAAGCTCCGTCTACTTCATTTAGTTTGTATCCTTTTATCGTGAATCGCTGATAGGCTCCGTCTTCATCGAGAATTTGAAATCTCAGGGGAATGATGGATCCATCGGATTTGTGTTCGAATATTACATCAACTTTATTTATAACCATAACAATACCTGAGCCTTTTAGAAAAATGATCTTGGAATAAAATATGACGCTGCCGGAACTTGATCGGCAGCAACGTCATATAGAATTTCCATGGAAACTTCCAAATATTTACTGAGCCTGATCGCAACATCAAGGCGTGGATCCTGCTTCCCGTTTTCGTACCGGGAGAGAGAATCCTTGCTGATAGAGAGTGCATCAGCTACTTCTTTTTGGGTGAGTCCTTTACTCATACGTATTTCTCGAAGATGATTTATAACTGACATATATATAACCTCCCCGATTGAAACGAAATAAATACGTTAGCTTAGTACGCGCCCGAAAGTCCGGAAGGAATCGCTTTCCTTGATTATTATGGGGGCGTATTCTTTATTAAATGATATGAGCTGAGCCTGGTGATTTTCATAATGAAGCTGCTTGCAGTAGCATTCGCCGTTCAGCTCGAAAATGCCTATCTGACCTTCTTCAAGAGTTTCCTGCTGATGAACCCAGACAATCTGTCCGTCTATATATCTTGGCTGCATACTGTTACCGGTGATCCGGACACCAAAGTCTGCATCTGCAGGAATGTTATTGTCTTTACGATCCACTTCTTCATATGCTTCATTCGCAAGGAAGTTTCCGAGACTGGCAGAAACAGGGTTTTCATATACTCTTATGAAAGATGCCTGTGCCGGGAAGTCTACGATCTGGGAAGAATCTGCTTCATATAAAACAGGAGCTTCTTTCAGATACTCACCGTTGTTGTATCCCTCCAACAGAGAAATATAATCCATCACTTTTTTGCGGCCTTCTTCATTAAGATTTTTTATCGGATTGTAGCTGTTCTCACCGAAATATGCTTCCATCACGTCAGGAACCTTCAGAATCTTACATATATTTAAGAAGACAGTGACACTGGGTTCACAGACATTCTTTTCCCAGGTGGATATGGAGCGGAATCCGATTTCGATTCCGTTCTTTTTTAGTTCTTCAGCGAGCTTTGGCTGTGTAAGTCCTGCCTTTTTGCGGAATGAGGCTAGGAGTTCTCCTACATCTTTTATGATGTGACCCTCTTTTCTATCTCTAAATAGGTTAGATTTTCATACGTACAGAATACCATTTAAATCTCAGAAATACAAATAATTTGGACAAAATCGACACAAGTGACTATTGAAGTATAAAAAATTGGAGATACTATAAATGCAAGATTGTTCCTGTGATAATACATCACGGATAAATCCTACTTTAGATTTACATTGCACTGTCAAAGAAATTGAGAAGGAGGTATTTACGGATGAAAAGAAAAGTATCGGGAATGAAGGAGAGAACTGGTCGCTGATGCGTTTTAGGTGATCGGTTCCCTTCCGGTAATCGCGGGTGTGACTGCGGTTTAGTTACAGTTTCTAAGATCAGCAATCGGAGCGTCCTTCGCTACCTCGTTCCGGTAATCAGACTTGAGAAGGTTCTCCCTTATCCCAATCAAGTACAGTTCGAGCTTATTGGATTTGTACAACGGGAAAGTGGGGATCGAGTAAATGATAATTGAAAAAGGAAAAGTAGATTTTTATTGCAGACGATGCAGGAAGTCGCTGCATCTGACTTATGAATTTACCGGAGATATGGAATCGCCGGTAATGTCGAATGTTACAATGAAATGTCCGTACTGCACTAGGGCATTGGAGTTTAAGGGTATTAAAGAACGGCATCTTACAGGATGCAGGAAGAACAATAAGTATTACATATAGAGATACACAATTTCATTAAGGCATCATGATACTGGAGACTCCGGAGAAGATATTTTTGCCGGACTAAAGCCATCCTAAAGACGCATGAAAAGGAAAATCGGTTGACACCGGGATTTCTTCTCATGCGTCTTTTTTGTTGAAATAGAGAAGAATCTCCTAATTTCTACGTTTCCGTTTTACACATTGGAAGGCTGGAATATGAATCCGCCGGATACTTCGGAGCTTCCTTTGAAGGGTGATACTGTCATTGGCAATGATGTGTGGATCGGACAGAATTCAGTTATACTTCCGGGGGTTAATATCGGAGACGGTGCAATTATCGGTGCCAACAGTGTTGTCGGAAGTGATGTGAATCCATATGCCATTGTGGTGGGTAATCCTGCAAAGGTTTTGAGGAAGCGATTTGATAATGAGCTGATAGATTTGATGCTGAAATTCAAATGGTGGGATAAAAGTATTGAGGAAATA is from Lachnospiraceae bacterium C1.1 and encodes:
- a CDS encoding helix-turn-helix transcriptional regulator; the encoded protein is MSVINHLREIRMSKGLTQKEVADALSISKDSLSRYENGKQDPRLDVAIRLSKYLEVSMEILYDVAADQVPAASYFIPRSFF
- a CDS encoding S24 family peptidase, translating into MEAYFGENSYNPIKNLNEEGRKKVMDYISLLEGYNNGEYLKEAPVLYEADSSQIVDFPAQASFIRVYENPVSASLGNFLANEAYEEVDRKDNNIPADADFGVRITGNSMQPRYIDGQIVWVHQQETLEEGQIGIFELNGECYCKQLHYENHQAQLISFNKEYAPIIIKESDSFRTFGRVLS
- a CDS encoding CatB-related O-acetyltransferase, yielding MNPPDTSELPLKGDTVIGNDVWIGQNSVILPGVNIGDGAIIGANSVVGSDVNPYAIVVGNPAKVLRKRFDNELIDLMLKFKWWDKSIEEIDSLIPILTCSDLEKVKTELKARLQFFDQNKS